Proteins co-encoded in one Qipengyuania sp. JC766 genomic window:
- a CDS encoding YadA-like family protein, which produces GAGSGAEGAQVVLRGEETTVAEPPASSGNATGTRTLARSNDTGLALPGAPPIAAVTDAQFDALSGRVATLEGRVDQLDFQLQELDEFTRGGIAAAMAFGGTMIVPDSNVSVSLNASTFGGEQGFSGAVSARISPRIYVSAGVAGSTADDTTGGRVGVAFGF; this is translated from the coding sequence GGGGCCGGTAGCGGAGCAGAGGGGGCGCAGGTCGTCCTCCGGGGCGAGGAAACAACCGTCGCCGAACCGCCTGCCAGCAGCGGTAACGCCACCGGGACCCGTACGCTCGCCCGGTCGAACGATACCGGTCTTGCCCTCCCCGGCGCACCACCGATCGCCGCAGTCACAGATGCGCAGTTCGATGCCTTGAGCGGCCGTGTTGCCACCCTCGAAGGCCGGGTCGACCAGCTCGATTTCCAGCTGCAGGAGCTCGACGAGTTCACCCGCGGCGGCATCGCGGCGGCGATGGCTTTCGGCGGCACCATGATCGTGCCGGACTCCAATGTCTCGGTCAGCCTCAATGCCTCCACTTTCGGCGGCGAGCAGGGCTTCTCCGGCGCGGTCAGCGCACGCATTTCGCCGCGCATCTACGTCTCCGCCGGCGTTGCCGGATCCACCGCCGACGATACCACCGGCGGACGGGTGGGCGTCGCCTTCGGGTTCTGA